The Rhodococcus sp. X156 genome window below encodes:
- a CDS encoding long-chain-fatty-acid--CoA ligase codes for MTGAASRPRRGSDHRSKQLRWIVPRHAVPAARKARTVPAQQPLWADAYQPGVPLHLDYGDTTVLDLWEDAARQFPDRPALDFLGRESSYAQVAEQVNRVAGGLHRLGVRPGANVAVLLPNCPQAIVAFFAVLRLGATVVEHNPLYTASELRHPFADHEARVAIVWDKAVPVVEDLRADSALEHVVAVDMTTELPWTKRLALRLPISKARNSRAQLTSPAPGAMPWSELASGPALDEAHPRPGTDDVALLLYTSGTTGVPKGVPLRHRNLAANVRQGRAWVPGLEEGSESVLVALPLFHAYGVTVSVLLGVALAAKLVLLPKPEIGLIMDAVKRQVPSFVPAVPPLYQRIVDEAERRDISIRGIRYALSGAMPLPSALVQRWEAATGGLLVEGYGLTETSPVIVGNPMSSARRPGSIGVPFPDTEIRIADPDNLDRDVPQGERGELLVRGPQVFSGYRGAPEETAAAFHDGWFRTGDMVTMAPDGFLTVVDRLKEVIITGGFNVYPSEVEAMIRTHGGVLDVAVVGLPQGNGGEEVVAAVVLVDGVPVLPEELQAHARQGLTPYKVPRRIIFVDELPTNPMGKVLRREVSVQIQER; via the coding sequence GTGACCGGCGCCGCTTCCCGCCCCCGCCGCGGATCGGACCACCGGTCGAAGCAACTACGTTGGATCGTGCCGCGGCACGCCGTCCCCGCGGCCAGGAAGGCAAGGACCGTGCCGGCTCAGCAGCCCCTGTGGGCAGATGCGTACCAACCCGGAGTGCCGCTGCACCTGGACTACGGCGACACCACCGTGCTCGACCTGTGGGAGGACGCCGCACGGCAGTTCCCCGACCGGCCGGCGCTGGACTTCCTGGGCCGCGAGTCCAGCTACGCCCAGGTGGCCGAGCAGGTGAACCGGGTGGCCGGGGGCCTGCACCGTCTCGGTGTGCGCCCCGGCGCCAACGTCGCGGTCCTGCTGCCCAACTGTCCGCAGGCCATCGTCGCGTTCTTCGCGGTGCTGCGCCTCGGCGCGACCGTGGTGGAGCACAACCCGCTGTACACCGCCTCCGAGCTGCGCCACCCCTTCGCCGACCACGAGGCCCGGGTGGCGATCGTCTGGGACAAGGCGGTCCCGGTGGTGGAGGACCTGCGCGCCGACTCGGCGCTGGAGCACGTGGTGGCCGTGGACATGACCACCGAGCTGCCGTGGACCAAGCGACTGGCCCTGCGGCTGCCGATCAGCAAGGCCCGCAATTCTCGTGCGCAGCTGACCTCCCCGGCGCCGGGGGCGATGCCGTGGTCGGAGCTGGCCTCCGGGCCGGCCCTGGACGAGGCGCACCCGCGTCCGGGCACCGACGACGTCGCGCTGCTGCTCTACACGTCCGGGACCACCGGCGTGCCCAAGGGCGTGCCGCTGCGCCACCGCAACCTGGCCGCCAACGTCCGCCAGGGGCGGGCCTGGGTGCCGGGCCTGGAAGAGGGCAGCGAGTCGGTGCTGGTGGCGCTGCCGCTGTTCCACGCCTACGGGGTCACCGTCAGCGTGCTGCTGGGGGTGGCGCTCGCCGCCAAGCTGGTGCTGCTGCCCAAGCCCGAGATCGGGCTGATCATGGACGCCGTCAAGCGCCAGGTGCCCAGCTTCGTGCCCGCCGTCCCGCCGCTCTACCAGCGCATCGTGGACGAGGCCGAGCGCCGCGACATCTCCATCCGGGGCATCCGCTACGCCCTGTCCGGGGCGATGCCGCTGCCCAGCGCGCTGGTGCAGCGCTGGGAGGCTGCCACTGGCGGGCTGCTGGTGGAGGGCTACGGGCTCACCGAGACCTCCCCGGTGATCGTGGGCAACCCGATGAGCTCGGCCCGCCGGCCGGGCTCCATCGGAGTGCCGTTCCCGGACACGGAGATCCGCATCGCCGACCCGGACAACCTGGACCGCGACGTGCCCCAGGGCGAGCGCGGCGAGCTGCTGGTGCGTGGTCCCCAGGTGTTCTCCGGCTACCGAGGTGCACCCGAGGAGACCGCGGCCGCCTTCCACGACGGCTGGTTCCGCACCGGGGACATGGTGACCATGGCGCCCGACGGGTTCCTCACCGTGGTGGACCGGCTCAAGGAGGTCATCATCACCGGCGGGTTCAACGTCTACCCCTCGGAGGTGGAGGCGATGATCCGCACCCACGGCGGGGTCCTGGACGTCGCGGTGGTGGGCCTGCCGCAGGGCAACGGCGGCGAGGAGGTGGTGGCCGCGGTGGTCCTGGTCGACGGTGTCCCGGTGCTGCCCGAGGAGCTGCAGGCGCACGCCCGCCAGGGCCTGACGCCCTACAAGGTGCCGCGGCGCATCATCTTCGTCGACGAGCTGCCGACCAACCCGATGGGCAAGGTGCTGCGCCGCGAGGTGTCGGTGCAGATCCAGGAGCGCTGA
- a CDS encoding MFS transporter, with amino-acid sequence MTTAKKSLEAGEAVYPTRWLALALLGTAQFMLILDVTVVAIALPQMGADLLLSREAVTWVVAAYTLTFGGLMLLGGRSADLFGSKPVVFAGLFVFTAGSLLAGVAETGGLLLGGRVTQGLGAAALSPAALSVVVRMFTGDERNRALGIWSALGGGGAAVGVLLGGLITAGPGWPWVFFLNIPVGLIVLFGLLRVLPPLPPAPGPRPSLDVLGALLVTAATGSAIYSLTVAGEVGWTSPTTLVAAGAALVLYLLFGWRQQTAASPLMNLSLVARRPVGAGVFVIMIATALMVAVFFLGTFYFQQSAGHGPLATGLLFLPIALATMAGANLGGRLVGRVGARALGATGMIIAAAGLLAPALWATTVATTVGVSFGAFGVGALFVVASATALGQIGPEEAGIASGLLSTFHELGASLGVATVSSIAALSLVTGGGDTGFQQAFLFGAIAAAVAAVISTFAIPPRPAATP; translated from the coding sequence ATGACGACCGCGAAGAAGTCGCTGGAAGCTGGCGAGGCGGTGTACCCGACGAGGTGGCTCGCGCTGGCGCTGTTGGGCACGGCGCAGTTCATGCTCATCCTGGACGTCACGGTGGTGGCGATCGCGCTGCCGCAAATGGGTGCGGACCTGCTCCTGTCGCGCGAGGCGGTGACGTGGGTGGTCGCCGCGTACACGCTGACCTTCGGTGGCTTGATGCTGCTGGGTGGGCGCAGTGCGGACCTGTTCGGCTCCAAGCCCGTCGTCTTTGCTGGCCTGTTCGTCTTCACCGCCGGCTCCCTGCTGGCCGGGGTCGCCGAGACCGGCGGGTTGTTGCTCGGTGGCCGGGTGACGCAGGGCCTTGGTGCGGCGGCGCTCTCACCGGCGGCCTTGTCGGTGGTGGTGCGAATGTTCACCGGCGACGAGCGCAACCGCGCCTTGGGTATCTGGTCCGCTCTCGGTGGCGGAGGCGCGGCGGTCGGCGTGCTCCTCGGCGGGCTGATCACCGCTGGACCGGGGTGGCCGTGGGTGTTCTTCCTCAACATCCCGGTCGGCCTGATCGTCCTGTTCGGCCTGCTGCGCGTGCTGCCACCGCTGCCCCCGGCGCCGGGGCCGCGGCCCTCGCTGGACGTGCTCGGTGCGCTGCTGGTCACGGCGGCCACGGGCTCGGCGATCTACTCGCTGACCGTCGCTGGTGAGGTCGGTTGGACCAGCCCCACCACGCTCGTCGCCGCGGGCGCTGCGCTGGTGCTCTACCTGCTGTTCGGCTGGCGACAGCAGACCGCCGCATCACCGCTGATGAATCTCAGCCTGGTGGCGCGACGCCCCGTGGGGGCTGGGGTGTTCGTGATCATGATCGCCACCGCGCTGATGGTCGCGGTGTTCTTCCTGGGCACCTTCTACTTCCAGCAGTCCGCCGGCCACGGCCCGCTGGCGACTGGCCTGCTGTTCCTGCCGATCGCCCTGGCCACCATGGCCGGCGCGAACCTGGGTGGACGCCTCGTCGGACGCGTGGGAGCGCGCGCTCTTGGTGCCACCGGAATGATCATCGCGGCCGCCGGGCTGCTGGCGCCTGCCTTGTGGGCGACCACCGTGGCGACCACGGTCGGGGTGAGCTTCGGTGCCTTCGGCGTCGGCGCGCTGTTCGTGGTGGCCTCGGCCACCGCGCTGGGCCAGATCGGCCCCGAGGAAGCCGGCATCGCCTCAGGCTTGTTGAGCACCTTTCACGAGCTCGGCGCGTCCCTTGGCGTGGCCACCGTCTCCAGCATCGCCGCGCTCAGTCTCGTCACCGGCGGGGGTGACACGGGCTTCCAGCAGGCATTCCTGTTCGGTGCCATCGCCGCCGCTGTCGCCGCCGTGATCTCCACGTTCGCCATCCCGCCACGACCGGCAGCCACACCCTGA
- a CDS encoding DUF3224 domain-containing protein, with amino-acid sequence MNATSTFTVSDWTPAGSPTQVGGLPVPVTAAPAGLAHMVKTFEGDLTGRSVTWFLGSLNSETGHGSYAALEAVQGELGGRPGTFNLVHAASTHGADRYDEHLVIVPDSGTGELGGIAGAGRIVVDADGTHCLELDYSLGE; translated from the coding sequence ATGAACGCAACCTCGACCTTCACGGTCTCCGACTGGACCCCGGCCGGCTCCCCGACGCAGGTGGGCGGGCTGCCCGTGCCCGTGACGGCGGCGCCGGCCGGGTTGGCGCACATGGTGAAGACGTTTGAGGGCGACCTCACGGGGCGGTCGGTCACCTGGTTCCTGGGCAGCCTGAACTCCGAGACTGGCCACGGCTCCTACGCCGCGCTCGAGGCGGTGCAGGGCGAGCTGGGTGGACGCCCCGGCACGTTCAACCTGGTGCACGCGGCGTCGACGCACGGCGCGGACCGCTACGACGAGCACCTGGTGATCGTTCCGGACAGCGGCACCGGTGAGCTCGGCGGTATCGCCGGCGCGGGACGAATCGTCGTCGACGCCGACGGCACGCACTGCCTCGAGCTGGACTACTCCCTGGGGGAGTGA
- a CDS encoding LLM class flavin-dependent oxidoreductase encodes MRLSLLDRSRTRSGHAEGDALAHTVERAINAERLGYRRFWVAEHHGVAGIASGAPAVLLAAVGAHTTTIRLGSGGVMLPNHQPLIVAEQFLMLDALHPGRIDLGVGRSLGFTAPVRQALRRSGTEPDTFAADIAELRSYLDRTAPVTAHPVPEQGVPLFVLATGRGISVAAELGLPVVLGGPVLDQPELGELLAAYRRDFRPHAGSRPYIVVSLDVLVADTDAEARELALPEVWAMVQSRRTGVFAALEPVHVIRDQLRDGQDTERVEQGLDTVVAGSAETVRRRLEELVERTGADELLVTGSAYDRAALATSDEQVAALLR; translated from the coding sequence GTGAGGCTCTCCCTGCTCGACCGCTCCCGCACCCGTTCCGGCCACGCCGAGGGGGATGCGTTGGCGCACACCGTGGAACGGGCGATCAACGCGGAGCGGCTGGGTTACCGCCGGTTCTGGGTGGCCGAGCACCACGGCGTTGCGGGCATCGCCTCCGGTGCACCCGCGGTGCTGCTGGCGGCGGTCGGCGCGCACACCACGACCATCCGGCTCGGCTCGGGCGGGGTGATGCTGCCGAACCACCAGCCGCTCATCGTGGCCGAGCAGTTCCTCATGCTCGACGCGCTGCACCCGGGGCGCATCGACCTGGGGGTGGGCCGCTCGCTGGGCTTCACCGCTCCGGTGCGGCAGGCGCTGCGGCGCTCGGGCACCGAGCCCGACACCTTCGCCGCCGACATCGCCGAGCTGCGCAGCTACCTCGACCGCACCGCGCCGGTCACCGCCCATCCCGTGCCGGAGCAGGGCGTGCCGCTGTTCGTGCTGGCCACCGGGCGCGGGATCTCGGTGGCGGCCGAGCTGGGACTGCCGGTGGTGCTCGGCGGCCCCGTGCTCGACCAGCCGGAGCTGGGCGAGCTGCTGGCCGCCTACCGCCGCGACTTCCGCCCGCACGCCGGCAGCCGCCCGTACATCGTGGTCTCCCTCGACGTGCTGGTGGCCGACACCGACGCCGAGGCCCGCGAGCTGGCGCTGCCCGAGGTGTGGGCGATGGTGCAGTCCCGACGCACCGGCGTCTTCGCCGCGCTGGAACCGGTCCACGTCATCCGTGACCAGCTGCGCGACGGCCAGGACACCGAGCGCGTGGAGCAGGGGCTGGACACCGTGGTGGCCGGCTCAGCGGAGACCGTGCGCCGCCGCCTGGAGGAGCTGGTCGAGCGCACCGGTGCCGACGAGCTGCTGGTCACCGGCTCCGCCTACGACCGCGCAGCGCTTGCGACCTCGGACGAACAGGTGGCTGCCCTGCTCAGGTGA
- a CDS encoding SDR family oxidoreductase, translating into MTQVLAGKVAVVTGGTSGIGLAIAQRYAAEGARLFVTGRRQEALDAAVTQIGGDVTGVRADSSSAADVDALYAAVRESVGRIDVLVANAGGGSFAPLGEITEEQYHDTFDSNVKGTLLTVQGALPLLVDGASVVLLSSTTSALGGAAFSIYAASKAAIRNFARSWALDLKDRGIRVNALAPGPTHTPGVIGLVPDGEGQGLLDTLAADVPLGRVADPSEIAGAALFLASADASFVNGSELFADGGQAQV; encoded by the coding sequence ATGACGCAGGTTCTGGCCGGCAAGGTCGCCGTGGTTACCGGTGGCACGAGTGGCATCGGCCTGGCGATCGCCCAGCGCTACGCCGCCGAGGGCGCGCGCCTCTTCGTGACCGGCCGTCGGCAGGAGGCGCTCGACGCCGCGGTGACCCAGATCGGCGGCGACGTGACCGGCGTGCGAGCCGACTCCTCCAGCGCGGCAGACGTCGACGCGCTCTACGCCGCCGTCCGCGAGTCGGTCGGGAGGATTGACGTCCTGGTGGCCAACGCCGGCGGCGGCTCGTTCGCCCCGCTCGGCGAGATCACCGAGGAGCAGTACCACGACACGTTCGACTCGAACGTCAAGGGCACGCTGCTCACCGTGCAGGGTGCGCTGCCCCTGCTCGTGGACGGGGCATCGGTCGTGCTCCTGAGCTCGACGACGTCGGCGCTCGGCGGCGCCGCGTTCAGCATCTACGCCGCGTCCAAGGCGGCCATCCGCAACTTCGCTCGCAGCTGGGCGCTGGACCTCAAGGACCGCGGCATCCGCGTCAACGCACTGGCCCCCGGCCCCACGCACACGCCCGGGGTAATCGGCCTCGTCCCCGACGGCGAGGGCCAGGGCCTCCTCGACACGCTCGCTGCCGACGTGCCCCTCGGTCGTGTCGCGGACCCCTCCGAGATCGCCGGCGCAGCGCTCTTCCTCGCCTCCGCGGACGCGAGCTTCGTCAACGGCTCGGAGCTGTTCGCCGACGGCGGGCAGGCGCAGGTCTGA
- a CDS encoding NAD(P)-binding domain-containing protein, whose amino-acid sequence MKIAVLGTGKVGTALGTGLAAAGHQVTYGSRTPSIEAGTLSQQDAVTVAEVVITAVPGTALADTLRDVGADVLADKIVLDPSAAFTPEMAMAYPGASVAQRAQASFPRARVVKTLNTMNFAVMVNPLDTVPDATVFVSGDDAAAKTVVTGLLADLGWPSRAILDLGGIDTALATEHAAPLFFATVRALQTAAFNITISR is encoded by the coding sequence ATGAAGATCGCAGTGCTTGGCACCGGCAAGGTCGGAACCGCCCTCGGGACAGGCCTGGCCGCCGCCGGTCACCAGGTGACCTACGGCTCACGGACCCCCTCGATCGAGGCGGGCACGCTCAGCCAGCAGGACGCCGTCACTGTCGCCGAGGTGGTCATCACCGCGGTCCCCGGCACGGCACTGGCCGACACCCTGCGCGACGTCGGGGCGGACGTCCTGGCCGACAAGATCGTGCTGGACCCCTCGGCCGCCTTCACCCCGGAGATGGCCATGGCCTACCCGGGCGCCAGCGTGGCCCAGCGGGCACAGGCGAGCTTCCCGCGGGCGCGCGTGGTCAAGACGCTCAACACCATGAACTTCGCTGTCATGGTCAACCCGCTGGACACCGTTCCGGACGCGACCGTCTTCGTCAGCGGCGACGACGCGGCGGCCAAAACGGTGGTCACTGGCTTGCTCGCCGACCTGGGCTGGCCCAGCCGCGCCATCCTCGACCTGGGTGGCATCGACACCGCGCTGGCCACCGAGCACGCCGCCCCGCTGTTCTTCGCGACCGTCCGGGCCCTGCAGACCGCGGCGTTCAACATCACCATCTCCCGGTGA
- a CDS encoding TetR/AcrR family transcriptional regulator, which produces MATSTAGPSTKRADAVRNVERILDAAIVCLSQRQNATMADIAKEAGLGRVTLYGHFASRPALVDAVVTRVIERGEQTLAAVDLDGDPREALTRLIHSSWELVDQSRSVIAAAEGELPPERIRQLHDNPAARVESLIERGRDAGLFRTDMPTSWQVAVLHQVLHGAGAEIASGRLQPADAPQLITATVFALLDAR; this is translated from the coding sequence ATGGCGACCAGCACGGCGGGGCCCAGCACCAAGCGGGCCGACGCAGTACGCAACGTCGAGCGCATCCTCGACGCTGCGATCGTGTGCCTGTCGCAGCGGCAGAACGCGACGATGGCTGACATCGCCAAGGAAGCGGGGCTCGGCCGGGTGACGCTCTACGGCCACTTCGCCTCTCGTCCCGCACTCGTCGACGCCGTGGTGACTCGGGTGATCGAGCGTGGCGAGCAGACGCTGGCCGCGGTCGACCTCGACGGAGACCCCCGCGAGGCGCTGACCCGGCTCATCCACAGCAGCTGGGAGCTCGTGGACCAGTCGCGCTCGGTCATCGCAGCGGCCGAAGGCGAGCTCCCGCCAGAACGCATCCGCCAGCTCCACGACAACCCAGCGGCCAGGGTCGAGTCACTGATCGAACGCGGCCGCGACGCAGGGTTGTTTCGCACCGACATGCCGACCTCGTGGCAGGTCGCCGTGCTCCACCAGGTTCTCCACGGCGCAGGAGCCGAGATCGCCAGTGGCCGCCTCCAGCCCGCCGACGCACCTCAGCTCATCACCGCGACCGTCTTCGCCCTGCTCGACGCCCGCTGA
- a CDS encoding TetR/AcrR family transcriptional regulator: MARPRSFDEPHVIRQAREAFHDHGYAATSVEHLTAATGLSRSSLYGAFGDKHGVFLRSFTQYCEDNAEAVEGALAGDERGARGRLERHLRSTIPVPGAPQRGCLLAKATAELAGEDADVVRTATDFYERYERALSACVRSAQTAGDVRADLDPAGAGALLLSVLRGIEALGRAGHPPATLQSLVDTAMAVLATPGH, translated from the coding sequence ATGGCACGGCCCCGGTCCTTCGACGAACCGCACGTCATTCGGCAGGCCCGCGAGGCCTTTCACGACCACGGCTATGCCGCGACCTCCGTGGAACACCTGACGGCGGCGACCGGCCTGAGTCGCAGCAGCTTGTACGGTGCGTTCGGCGACAAGCACGGCGTGTTCCTGCGGTCCTTCACCCAGTACTGCGAGGACAACGCCGAGGCCGTCGAGGGCGCGCTCGCCGGTGACGAGCGCGGCGCACGTGGGCGACTCGAGCGCCACCTGCGGTCGACGATCCCTGTCCCCGGGGCGCCGCAGCGGGGGTGTCTGCTGGCGAAGGCGACCGCCGAGCTCGCCGGCGAGGACGCCGATGTCGTCCGCACCGCCACCGACTTCTACGAGCGGTACGAGCGCGCGTTGAGCGCGTGCGTCCGCAGCGCCCAGACCGCGGGCGACGTCCGCGCCGACCTCGACCCCGCCGGGGCTGGGGCGCTGCTGCTGTCGGTGCTGCGGGGCATCGAGGCGCTCGGCCGCGCCGGACATCCGCCTGCGACGCTGCAGTCGTTGGTCGACACCGCCATGGCGGTCCTGGCCACGCCGGGTCACTGA
- a CDS encoding DUF898 domain-containing protein: MSAPPAQFSPTKGNSVARNSGRFHFDGGAGTYFGTAILGAIVTVCTLGFCYPFALVLRERWKAKHSYIDGKRLTFTGSAMGLFGTWVKWLLLSFLTLGVYLFWIAPRITKWKWENTDFDPTWQQNTLPAPSLRPLSQSAPADPMRQLDAPQAHWGTPTS, translated from the coding sequence GTGTCCGCGCCGCCAGCCCAGTTCAGTCCCACGAAAGGCAACTCAGTGGCAAGAAACTCAGGACGCTTTCACTTCGATGGTGGCGCCGGTACATATTTCGGCACCGCCATCCTCGGGGCGATCGTCACCGTCTGCACCCTAGGCTTCTGCTACCCCTTTGCGCTCGTGCTGAGGGAGCGATGGAAGGCCAAGCACTCGTACATCGATGGCAAGCGGCTGACATTTACTGGCTCTGCTATGGGCCTCTTCGGCACCTGGGTGAAGTGGCTCCTCCTGTCGTTCCTCACCCTCGGCGTGTATCTCTTCTGGATCGCCCCACGGATCACCAAGTGGAAGTGGGAGAACACCGACTTCGATCCAACCTGGCAGCAGAACACGTTGCCAGCTCCTTCGCTGCGACCGCTAAGTCAAAGCGCCCCGGCCGACCCGATGCGACAGCTCGACGCCCCCCAGGCGCACTGGGGCACTCCAACCTCCTGA